The Rhipicephalus sanguineus isolate Rsan-2018 chromosome 7, BIME_Rsan_1.4, whole genome shotgun sequence genome includes a window with the following:
- the LOC125759271 gene encoding putative nuclease HARBI1, translating into MSGKGLYAFNTMITCDADLWMSVHVSWGHVMTSGYGGGALSVSTWKQNFGLLGDSSYTLEPWFLTPVPGRPARGTPDNHYNKAHTAMRNAVEWCIARVPNPCNSWTTSPTS; encoded by the exons atgtcggggaagggactctacgcattcaacaccatgatc acatgtgatgccgacctctggatgtcagtccatgtttcctggggtcatgtcatgactagtgggtatggcgggggagccctctccgtcagcacctggaagcaaaacttcggcttgcttg gagactccagctatacattagaaccgtggttcctgacaccagtgcccggacgaccagctcgtggcacccctgataaccactacaacaaggcccacaccgccatgcgcaatgctgtggagtggtgcatc GCGAGGGTACCGAACCCTTGCAATTCGTGGACCACTTCACCGAcaagttga